One genomic region from Deltaproteobacteria bacterium encodes:
- a CDS encoding 4Fe-4S binding protein yields the protein MKIDQDTCAGCGACVPYCPVEAIIFHKKDPAKRRKAFAEIDREACVECSVCFKAKVCPTEAIWDESLEWPRILRRAFSDPFHEHKGTNVPGRGTEEMKTNEVTGRFRDGFIGVGLEFGRPGVGVRLGETEKAIKRLIPMGVVLEPLNPLTQLIENPQTGDLKKDVKNEKVLSAIVEFIVPIEKAQEIFALIKVIASEIDTVFSLDLINKVGPDRDIPLVRELEKAGLDYSVNGKVNVGLGRPLYQP from the coding sequence ATGAAAATCGATCAGGATACCTGTGCCGGCTGCGGCGCCTGCGTCCCCTATTGCCCGGTGGAAGCCATTATCTTCCATAAAAAAGATCCGGCCAAGAGACGGAAGGCCTTTGCGGAAATCGACCGGGAGGCCTGTGTGGAATGTTCGGTCTGTTTCAAGGCCAAAGTCTGTCCGACCGAGGCCATTTGGGATGAATCTCTGGAATGGCCAAGAATCCTGAGAAGGGCCTTCAGCGACCCCTTTCACGAGCACAAGGGGACGAACGTTCCCGGAAGGGGGACCGAAGAGATGAAGACCAATGAGGTTACCGGACGTTTCCGGGACGGCTTTATCGGAGTCGGCCTGGAGTTCGGCCGGCCCGGGGTCGGTGTCCGGTTGGGTGAGACCGAGAAGGCGATCAAAAGGCTGATCCCAATGGGAGTAGTCCTGGAACCTCTGAATCCATTGACCCAACTGATCGAGAATCCCCAAACAGGGGATTTGAAAAAGGATGTGAAAAACGAGAAGGTCCTTTCGGCCATCGTCGAGTTCATCGTCCCTATTGAGAAAGCCCAGGAGATTTTTGCCCTGATTAAGGTGATCGCCTCGGAAATCGATACGGTTTTTTCGCTGGACCTGATCAATAAGGTGGGGCCTGACAGGGACATTCCCCTGGTCCGGGAGTTGGAAAAGGCCGGGCTGGATTACTCGGTGAACGGGAAGGTGAATGTCGGTCTGGGACGTCCTTTGTATCAACCGTGA